The Streptomyces sp. ALI-76-A nucleotide sequence GAGAGCCGGTTCGGCGAGAGTGAGATGAGCGGCCATGGAGCGGCGTACCGACGAGCCGGCGGTGGATCCCGGTCCGCATGCCGTCGGCGAGGCGCTCACCGCGCACGCGACCGTCGACGAACACGGCACCGTGACCGGCTGGAACGAGGGCGCCGAGCACCTCCTCGGCTACGCGGCGACGCAGATACTGGGCCGGCCGGCCGCCGTACTCCTCGCCGAGGTGCCCGCGGCGAGCGACCTCCCGCCCTTCCCGGAACTGCCGAGATGGCACGGCACCCTCGCCCTGCGGCATCGCGACGGACACCGCGTCGAGGCCAGGGTGCTGGCGCATCACCGCACGCCCGACGACGGGACACCCGACTGGTTCCTGGTCTGTGCCGTGACCGGGGCGCAGCCCCGCCCCGACGACGAGGCGCTCGTGCGGCAGGGTTTCCTCCAGTCCCCGTCCTGCGCGACCTCGGTGCACGACACCGACCTGCGCCTGCGGAGGTCGAACCGGTCCTCGCAGGGCGCACTGGGCCTGAGCGACGACGAGATGCGCGGGCTGCGGCTGTCCGACGTGCTGGACGACCCCGCGATCGGCGAGGTCGAGCGGCGGATGCAGAGGGCCCTGCGGACCGGTGAGCCGCAGTACATGGAAAACCACGCGCGCGCCCCCGGCGAGACCCGTGAGCACGCCTGGTCGGTCCACATCCACCGCCTGGAGGCCGCGGACGGCCGTGTCCTGGGCGTGGCCACCACCGGGCACGACATGACGGAGCAGTACTGGGCCCGCAAGCGCCTCCAGCTGATCGCGGAAGCCGGCCGGCGCATCGGCAGCACGCTCGACGTGACCCGCACGGCGCAGGAACTGGCGGACGTGGCGGTCCCGGACCTCGCCGACTTCGTCAGCGTCGACCTGCTGGCGTCCCTGGACGACCTGCCCGAGGCGGCACCGGTGAGCCCGGCGGCGGACCGGGCCCTCGCCCTGCGGCGCATCGCCCACCGGTCCGTGTACCCGGGCACCCCCGAGGCGGTCGTCGCGCCGGGCGCGCTGGACGAGTACCCGGAGGGTTCCCCGCCGGTGCGCAGTCTGAGATCGGGTCGCGCCATGCTGCACCAGGTGACCGAACCCGCCATCACCGACTGGGTGGCCCACGACCCGGTCCGGACCTCCCGGATCCGCGATTTCGGCTTCCACTCGGTGATGACGGTCCCGCTCTCCGCGCGCGGGACGACCCTGGGCGTCGCCGTCTTCCTCCGGCACCGGCATCCCGACCCGTTCCAGCAGGACGACCTGGTCCTGGCCGAGGAACTGGCGGCCCGCGCGGCGGTCTGCGTCGACAACGCCCTGCGCTACACCCGCGAACGCGCCACCGCCGTCACCCTTCAGCGCAGCCTGCTGCCGCAGAGCCTGCCCGAGCAGACCGCGGTGGACGTCGCCTCCCGCTATCTCCCGGCGGGCGCCCGCGCCGGGGTGGGCGGGGACTGGTTCGACGTGATCCCGCTGTCCGGAGCGCGGGTGGCGCTGGTCGTGGGCGACGTCGTGGGCCACGGCATCCACGCCTCCGCGACCATGGGCAGGCTGCGCACCGCGGTCCGCACCCTGGCCGACATCGACCTGCCGCCCGACGAACTGCTCACCCATCTCGACGACCTGGTGGGCCGCCTGGCCACCGAGGCGGAGGGCGCCGAGCGCGCCGCCGGGAACGGGGAGACCGCGGGAGACGTCGGCGCGACCTGCCTGTACACGGTGTACGACCCCGTCTCCCGCCGTTGCACGCTCGCCCGGGCCGGGCATCCGCTGCCGGCCGTGGCCGGCCCGGACGGCACCGTGGAGCTGCTCGACCTTCCGGCGGGGCCCCCGCTGGGCCTGGGCGGACTTCCCTTCGAGTCGGTCGAGATCGAACTGCGGGAGGGCAGCCTCCTCGCCCTCTACACCGACGGACTGGTCGAGTCCCGGGACCACGACGTCGACGTCGGCGTCTCCCGGCTGCGCCAGGCCCTCGCCACTCCCGCGCCCTCCCTGGACGTCCTGTGCGACCGGGTGCTGGGGTCCGTCCTGCCCCG carries:
- a CDS encoding SpoIIE family protein phosphatase, whose product is MERRTDEPAVDPGPHAVGEALTAHATVDEHGTVTGWNEGAEHLLGYAATQILGRPAAVLLAEVPAASDLPPFPELPRWHGTLALRHRDGHRVEARVLAHHRTPDDGTPDWFLVCAVTGAQPRPDDEALVRQGFLQSPSCATSVHDTDLRLRRSNRSSQGALGLSDDEMRGLRLSDVLDDPAIGEVERRMQRALRTGEPQYMENHARAPGETREHAWSVHIHRLEAADGRVLGVATTGHDMTEQYWARKRLQLIAEAGRRIGSTLDVTRTAQELADVAVPDLADFVSVDLLASLDDLPEAAPVSPAADRALALRRIAHRSVYPGTPEAVVAPGALDEYPEGSPPVRSLRSGRAMLHQVTEPAITDWVAHDPVRTSRIRDFGFHSVMTVPLSARGTTLGVAVFLRHRHPDPFQQDDLVLAEELAARAAVCVDNALRYTRERATAVTLQRSLLPQSLPEQTAVDVASRYLPAGARAGVGGDWFDVIPLSGARVALVVGDVVGHGIHASATMGRLRTAVRTLADIDLPPDELLTHLDDLVGRLATEAEGAERAAGNGETAGDVGATCLYTVYDPVSRRCTLARAGHPLPAVAGPDGTVELLDLPAGPPLGLGGLPFESVEIELREGSLLALYTDGLVESRDHDVDVGVSRLRQALATPAPSLDVLCDRVLGSVLPRRPTDDVALLVARTRALDADRVAAWDVAADPSAVAEARKHALGRLEAWGLTDEAFVTELIVSELVTNAIRHGRPPIQLRLIHDASLICEVSDASSTAPHMRRARAYDEGGRGLLLVAQLTRRWGTRPTPTGKTIWAEQNIGSAPPPFSA